The Stigmatopora argus isolate UIUO_Sarg chromosome 1, RoL_Sarg_1.0, whole genome shotgun sequence genome segment tgtacccagacagtcaagctgtcaacgTCATACAGCtatatctacagaatcttggatttagtgcatactgattggaaaCGCCGTCCTccttggaatttttttaaaacctaaatatgtgctgcgttgcatttgtaattttttttatcatcaaatcaaaagcctttattgtcattatacacagctgcgtataactaaattggtggtgctactccacaaagtgcgttttcccagtgaaaacataaataagtaatatacaaATACAATTCTATACAATTTCTAtacaattctaaaatattgcacaatctaagatatttcTTTCTTactaaatcctggcgactgtagaaaatgttTGCTTCGCAGATCTTCGTAAATAACAGTAAGACTGAGTAAACaaagcaccaaactggagagcaaagagccgccaTCTTGGAGCGTTATCGCTTAATGAGGGGAATTGTGATCATTAatgaggggagcaattggccgaggttgacaggtatgacaaccTCTTGCGCTTTTTTCGCAACATTACCATTTCGTTCCTACTGTGAAAAGTTTATGAAATAATGGAGGTCGTACCTGGGTACGGTGTGCGTCCGTAGCTGATGATCTCGGTAAGTAAAATTCCAAAGGACCAGACGTCTGATTTAATTGTGAAACTGCCGAAGTTGATGGCTTCAGGGGAGGTCCACTTAATGGGGAATCGTGCTCCTAAACAATCATGATTGTATTATTGAGGTTTGTAATCCAGGCATTTCAAAATTCCTCATTTAGAAAATGTTGTTAAGACAAcatgaaatcaaaacaaatatgtCCAACCTTCCCTTGCTGTGTATTCATTGTCTTCAATGATGCGGGCAAGGCCAAAATCGGCAATTTTGCAGACTAAAGACTTATTGACGAGGATGTTGGCGGCCCTCAAGTCTCGGTGGATGTAATTTCTCTGCTCAATGTAGGCCATGCCCTCTGCAATCTACAAATACAAAAGTCACtgttaatgagttaaaaaatggAGGTGTGAAGAAAATATCAGAATGGAAAATGGTTCATTCCAGTCCAAGCAGTAGTGGAATGTTCAAATatattcaatcactcgtctattaggatccggcAGCCGTTTCtgaccaccataaaaaaaattcaactttccACCacgcacggtttggacaaacgtagcgtgagaatcttaacatatccATCTATAAATCatgttttataaggattatagaagaAGACTGTTCTTTATGGTTTATCAAATTTACAGgaattatatttattcatacttTATTACAAGTTTAGAAGCTTTAAATGTGACGCAGGGATTCTTACCTGAGCAGAGAAGTCGATGAGCTTTGGAAGTGGGATGTGACTCCCTTCATCACTCTTGAGGAAGTCTAATAAACTACCTGCATGAAGaaacagaaaaatatttcaagGGGAAATTCATCTAAACTATGCTCTACATACATCCTGTAACCAAAAACTTTCAGCAGTAGAAATGAAAAttttattggcattttttttcttctccagataaattgttaaaatgttaaCTCAAATAGAAATAACTAATAGTCTACTCTCACATTTTTATTACCCTGTGTTGTTGGGTGTGTAGGATATCTCAATGAagattaaaagttaaaaaaaaagtcaaataccgtattttcacgactataaggcgcacttaaaagtcttaaattttctccaaaatagacagggcgccttataatccagtgtgctttatatatggaaaataaattaaaatgtgtcattcattgaaggtgcgccttataatgcggtgcgccttatagttgtgaaaatacggtatattttttcttcttgttgacagtgttttttttaactaacaaACAGTCCATTCCCACAAATTCCATACTTGTCACATTTTCTCGGGTtttggtggaggtgtgtgtgtgtgtgtgtgtatgcgtgtgtgtttcCCTTGGCTGGgtttttcgcctcttgtgtccctccaggCTTCCCTTTCCTATTTGTTCAGTGTACTTTGAGGTTACACCGCATACGTTCTGCTTGATTATTCCGAATTTGGATGCATACCTTTTTCCATTAATTCGGTGATAATATAAATGGGCTCCTCCTTGGAAACCACGGCATTGAGTCGAACCAGTTTGTCGTGTTGTAAGGTCTTCATTAGATTGGCTTCCGCCATGAAGGCTTCAACCGACATGCTTCCAGGTTTCATGGTCTTCACTGCTACCTTGGTGTGTTTGTTGTATGTAGCtgaaataggaaaaaaagattgaaaagaAATCATTCAATTCCCATCGGCTAAGGTGCTCGGCTGCGTCGTACCCATCCAGACTTCTCCAAATTGGCCAGCCCCGAGCTTCTTCTCCAGTTTCAGTGACGACCTCGGGATTTCCCAGGCATCTTTCTCCCAGGGCTTCTCCGGTTTAGGACTCAGGCAAGGGTTGGTCAGAGTTTGGCAAAGGCCGTCTCCCTGCTCTAAAAAGTCATAGCTAAAGTTAAGCAAAACTCCGAGAGCCTTTTCATAGgcctatacagtaataccttgacatatgagtgtcccaaaatacgagaaatttgagatacgaggaaaattccgagcaaatttttggcctgagatatgagacaaatttgagatacgagcatacgagacggtTCCCAAtgcgagaggctgtttatgacaACAGCATCGCTGTGtctttctcaccgcatctcCTCGCATAAAGATATCTCAAAGCATCATTAGCattttttacatgtattttttgcgttaatcagtgcagaattaagtgaaaaaacaatgggtccaaagcaatgAACGATAGTCAGAAGAAaaagtgtatgatgacaatcaatattaagcatgaaataatacaaaaacattAGAGTGCTGTACACACGACTGAACTGGTTCgccaacgtaagattaaaacttatttttaagagggtgaatagtaatctaagttcatttaagttaaatgttTTTCAGAGCGTGGGAACGAATTAGtttgtatttagtttttatatgggaaaagttgatttgagatacgagaaaattgacatacgagctcagtcccggaacgcattaagctcgtatctcgaggtattactgtaaaacaAATATGTTCTTGTCCGGAAAGACGGCCATGAAGACGTTaaacagtagatggcagcaacGCTCCCATCGTCAATGTGCTCTGGGAGTCGTTTCTAAAAACTGAAACTTGAGGGCCTCATACTTACTCTTGTAATGCTTGACCATTTCCTGCAGGGTGTTGAAGGTGATCCGAGGAGAAATGTAGAATCCTCCATTGTCCAGCATACGGATCTTGTAATGTTTAACAGTGTCCCCAGACGGGCCGTCGCTGTCTCTGACGGATAGAGAGAAGCTTCCTGTTGTCAAAGAGAGAGAAATGATAAACAATGAATCAGTGGATAGTGTGATAAGTCATTTTAGAtttaggcaaaaaaaagcaaaagcaaatgtTTGGCTTTGGTGGGGGGTCTGGGATCTCTTAAGTCTGGAATATACAGTGAAATGATGTGACTCACCCTTGTTGGTCTCACTGTCTCGGATCATAAACGATCCAACTTTGTTCCCTGGGGCCAGCAGCTGCCTTTCGGCATCTCTTCTGCTCACTCCCTTGAAGAACCACCTCAACAACAGGAAACACACAAGATCAAAAACCACAACGCACTCTGTGGTCCAAAACAAGGTCTTCAAAATCGGTGACATGCTTCCAATACACGTCACTGCtgttaattaccgtattttctcgcatatgcgctgtatttgtaactaaaaaaatgatgactgagtcaagggtacggcttatatgcgcacaaattagacatgcacgaaactgcaaggtgacaaaaacgaggctgatcgaaggtcttgcggtcgatcattaaaatatcagccttgatacccgcgtaatgtgtatctcatgctattattgcacccagagacttggtgaaaactcgaccgctacggacacacttcgtccttgtactgctcacgtgacttcctttatGAATAtttctacgtgcaggcaacaccctttcagaatgtgcaatccagcagacgatcctttcgattcatacagtatcttagaaatacaacgtgcaatgatttttcttaagattttccctttaaagtaacacatttgtactccctattaaaaccatgaatatggaggtgaaaattgtgaatcagggggcgtcttgtatgagagaaatcgtaaaagtcaacggttttaaggcaattttaagggtacggcttgtacgcagaggcggtcaatatgtgagaaaatacggtaaatacattcatgaaaaataatcttaacacaaaatcacaaatacactttttttataaCCTTGTTTGACTCATACCATGTATGAGGCTACTTACTCCTCTGCCTCAAGGGTGTCCTTAGCGACATAATTGCTCGGGATAAAGCCTTCTTGACCCGAACTTATCGACATTGCTCGCCACCACTCCCCTGATCTATAAAGAGTGACAGAGATTTTTATTGCGATACTCATTTTTATTACCTAATCCGACAAGAAAGCAGCGTTATATAATTGGTACGCGTCACTTACTCCTCCAGAATTTTAAGTTTCTCTCCCTTCTTGAAGCCAAGGTCCCCATCGTGAATTGCGTCATAGTCGTACAACGCGATAGCAATGTTGTCTCCTGTATGAACACCAGGGAAGAGTTTCAATGTGAAAATTGATGTGCTTATTAGGGATGTGACAATATGTCAAAATGGTCATATTACGCGATATATCGCCACGAGTCGATACATACAGACTTTTTggacggcaatgcgctcgtaacataacataaacaaattgaaatgaacttggattacgatgcagacacactgaagaataagtttaatcgaaccttacactaagcttaattgtaattttgttttcaattttgatacctttttttgctctatttgccccgcctccaccttgactttcagatgcaaactatcgagggttgtttgcttttgtcttcccttcaaaatattcccaaaatgatgcacacaaatgtcatcacaataggataacgcacgaccacttgccaacgagaagtagtatatactcctctcgtattagcgatcgctccgccattcgcactgactaacggggggaaaaacacagaaaaatgcaaggctccgcccagtgttcgtagagacattacacaagggagttgcgacgggaaagacagtggccatgatgttcttatgaacagcctctcgcgtccgctatctgctcgtatatcaaaatttgtctcgtatctcaagataaatatttgccggaaattttactcttatctcaaattgctcggtGCACttgtatgttgaggtattactgtatcgttttaaaaatgtgtctctatttaaaagaaaaggaaCCACTTGGTTGCGggcaacatttgaaaaaatgagaACCAGAATCTTTGACTGAATTTagtgctcacttcctgtttggtcTAAAGAGTTACATTTCATTAGAAATCTACTCGTTTGCTGAGTGGTTTGATTTGTGAACCCGATGGCAATCAACTCACGTAGATGAAAATCTTAAAAAAGGTCAAAACACACCTTTTGGCCTCTGTTTTGGATTAAATAAAATGGAGGGAACAACAACCAAATCTGAATTAGCTTGTTAAGAGAACTCAAAAGGGAAGTTACATAACGTaagtaaacaataaaaatagaCATATCCCTTTCACCactatgaatatgttcattaatatgtgctgtccctcattaaataaatcaaactcaatcaATCAACTGAATTTCTTATTATGGATCCATCATGACAATAAACCCGAACATTTTAATCCGAAAAGTTAACTCATTTGTTCTACCTTAAGTTGTCAGAATATTCGAGTACATTCATTGTCAATAGTCCCTTTTATTTCAGGCCTATTGGACGAATATACATGTTATTTACCACTTGAATTAATAAACGACTTATAGAAATGTTTCTTTTCCATCATTTTATCAGCAAATGTAAACACTGGGATTGATGAGTCACATTTGGATCCAATCGTATCCACGGTAACcgtccttttatttttatttaattaggtATGTTCAACATTAGTGCTTCCACTGCATTTATTTTGGGAACTTGTCACTGTCTGTCATGGCTAATTTGTTTTAGAGTTATTTTAGAGCTGAGGTCTGTTAGGCAAAGATATAAGATGTAATCAAGTAGCTCAAAATTCACTCTTCCTTTGTTTGTTCAACGTTTTTTCATATGTGCTAGCCTATGATGCTATGCTACGTACATTGTCATTCCTGTCAACTTCTAAGTTTTTgccataaattacatttttttttttttcaaattgtgtacgctgtataacaacttatATTCAGGATTTCTTttacgtacgtttttttgtaaaatcaatATCGTTTTAcctatttcggctctaatccggatcgtctcggtcactggtagcggaCGAAAACGTTAtggtcaactgctaatattgccaTGTTTTAAGAATGATATGCTCAGTCAATCaattccgccttttcactatataaatatagcgtgtcagcaagcaatgtacccagacagttaagatgtcagcgtcatacagcgacatctagagaatcttgaatttagtgcatacaaaaggcgcaccaacggattgggcgccccgtccactttggagaaaattataGACTTTTAAGTccgcatttgtacggtttattatcgcttaataaggggaattgcaataattaataagggGACCAATGCTGTTATCCATGTTAGCCTTTGCTATGGTGATGAGAAACATTGCAGGAAATGCAAGCATAACAAAgaataacaataaaacaattCAAGTTTGTAAAAAGAGATTGCGACTAACCATCTATTATGTTTCCAATGGATGGCGTCTTGTTCTGTGGACAGAAAATCAGAGAGACAAATATAAGGGtacacctaggacctaatcaagactacttatttatgttgaccacttatgtaTGTACTACTATTtcgtgattatttatcattactatttagttattatgtatttatcatgactatatattgatttgctgtgtctttgcttgtttgttgttgcgtccatagacgaATAGTGCGAATTGGTGCTGAAGGTCTacaaaaaccatggaactcatacTGGACTTCAAGCGGAACAAGCCCGCTTtactctgctgacctcatttggacaacttatttattcatttcttatttattgactatttatttgtctgtgttgttatttgtggactatggggtgaaagctttaaatctcgttatacttgtataatgacaataaaagcattcaattcaatttcagcATTAGTtgaagtcaattttttttgctggaCTCGTATAAAGTGTCATTGCATAGTCTGTCATTTGGCTCACTATCAGAGTTCGCTAAGGAAGTACAGCACCAAAGAAGAACAAACCATCTAgcgcacctgtgtcaaagtgggggcccgggggctaaatctggcccaccgtatcattttgtgtggcccgggaaaactaaatcatgagtgccgactttctgttttaggatcaaattaaaatgaagagtataaatgtatattaaatttcctgatttaccccttttaaatcaataattgtaatttttaaaaccattttttctgtgtttttagttcaaaattcattttgtaaaatctaaaaatatatttaaaaaaaagctaaaataaacattgttttagatctataaaaaactgaatattcagggcttttaatccagttattttaatccattcattaaaaaaaaatctaaatattatatctaaaataatccggcccacgtgaaatcaagttgacgttaaagcggcccacgaaccaacccgagtctgacacccctgatctagcgaGTCAGCGACACCATGGGAAAGTGTTTTACAGGGATGGAAAGAAGTCAAACATAAGTCAGCCGAAAGtaaaaaaggaggaaatatGAGGGTGGGAATGTAGCGATTGGCTTCACTGTTATTGCGGTGAGAGAGGAAGAAAAACCGGTATTTTTACAGTTCCAAACAATGTAGCAGACAACATGAAACCCCAATAATGAGTACGTCATTTAAAGTACTAAACAAACCGGCGCTATCATATAAAGTGACATACTAAAGGAAAAGATGCACtttaagtgttatttttttgtgtttagcgtgttggcctcacagttctgggttcgaccccaggtcggtcctcactatatggagtttgcacgttctccccgggcttgcgtgtgttttctccggggttctccggtttcctcccacatcccaaaacatgcatgctaggctagttgaacTTTTTAAATTTCCCATAGGTATGTttggttgtcttttgtctccttgagccctgtgattggctgatcaccaattcaggatgtcccctgccaggtcccatagttagctggtataggctccagcaccccttgcggcccttgtgaggttaagccacaggtgtcaaagtgtcggcccgggggccaaatgtggcccgctgcatcattttgtgcggcccgagaaagtaaatcatgagtgccgactttctgttttaggattaaattcaaatgatgataaatgtaaattacatttcctgattttcctttttaaaatcaaatactgcaatttttttcatccattttttttcttttgggtttttagttcaaaaagcattttgtaaattctaaaaataaatatataaatattttccgttttccacaatattattgaacataattaaaaatgtattttgtttccttttgaaatgaaaaagatgattaaaagaaatttccccttaataagaaaaaaaagctcaaataaacattgttttagatctataaaaacggactatttagggcttttgatacagttcttttaatccaattttttttttaatctaaatattagatctaaaatggtccagcccacatgaaatggcgttgacgttaatgtggcccacaaaccaacccgagtttgacacccttgggttaagcggttcagaaaatgaataaattatgaatgttcatgttagaattattatggaatattctatatgtgttgtaagcatttttcaataagtagtaaagctataaatcaagtcatgaaccatggacacttttcctccacatcgtctcctcaaggccccacagctcgaggacacattgttttcacacacgcttttcggcagaacacaacgggactgttttgacgggactccagcagaagatggcgataatcgcattattgtttgaaaatacggctttgctttgtttaccttgaaagcattcctcacacttgtttttctaaccagcgagggtgttattgtactgattacataaccatgtttttcgagtgtcgcgattaaatacaatgattcagttactgcaattcagaatgcactggggactaagacgacgtcacagcgcattttccttgcaagttgtaggcagagtttgttgaaagatgtttttccttttttaattaaatattactaataatgatttaaaaggtttgaatcgttattccaacatttggtccttcgagtagccggggtcaacaaaccgatagggaatccagacgctgcggtttaatatctggagtgaccgtgcacggcgagaatcccttttccaggctggactatttctcagcagcgcctgttttctaatcggttgacgactatcctcttggtaagcatctttcgacatttctgccgagtccgcatgtgatggctgcatattgttgacgggttccgagtgcgtgaagggcatcacacgcgaaggccttattttgagaagtaaggctcgcatcctggggatagcgattttaaaaaaccctgtggatactagtcactagcaggtagacacggtgtggtctataaacgtctgccgtgtacaaaaaaaaaaaggtactacggtggcacacaaatccactccaaaaaaatgggtggtgcaaacagtaaaacggctattgacgatcctaagatgcgtctgccgtgtacagattggattgttgaaaatcaaagcgctacaagggttaaacacctaaacttatggataaataaatatggatttgctggccagcttaatatgcataagatattgatactacaGGATGAAATACGTGCTAAacatgggggaaaccttaacaaaatggagcaggagggatataatgatacctattattggtttatgatacatgggttaaatcagttgatagcgGTGGGACTGgagacacagaggctgtgttattccacagaaaagaggagacttgcccggtggggaagaaatatgttgttgttaaaaaggagggccccctccgacaaatatgaccaggtcgggagggcccgtgggggacatggggagaaaacactatctccccaggccggggcgccgccaatgagtgatgtgtttattgaacaatatcccatgatcgaagttgctaatactaatgtgggcaaggagcaggctcctaataaatttggatgttcgaatccataagctgatggtggcccgttgtgtcatgacggtggtaatttgaatttgagagtgcatgaactgattgatcgggttacggggaagtttaaaacaaaagttaattataccgtgatcagcagagctaagcagagggatggtgagccttttgcagaatgtcaaatcaggatgacggcttgttttaaggccaacagcggcctcgctgaagaccacgcggtgggcagcatttatcaggagcagctaaaaaatgtgttgcatgctcattcaaattatacttatatatattacatatatcgcgtgattgcctggacaaaaaggtctctgaaaacaaggcaggcctgctcaaaatgatttgaatgaggattttgaacatgaggatgttgagctaattttaaaccagagatcacattctttgggaatgaattcaattggatttttttgtgtgatgctgaaagttgtaaaatggcaattaaaatggttatttcaaagaatgaaatggcttattgtgtcttatcctggtgtcgtccccgtctgctagcgggaatattttggttaacagaaatacaaaacagcaaattaaatgtttagcggggttgccaaaactgcgttttggtcagactctaaacttgccgaataatgctttgattgcggggggagcgctctgttttgatgcggctgaatattacaataattggccttgggggtgctgaagcaaacttgagggcagaaatgggttttgctatgatatagttgtgcttgcagcatattgtaatttagtcttctctaaaaaataattgctcacaggaggcacaagaggggaagctttggacaaagaaaagagagcactttggaatttgtaaacaaaagataaggctgctgcttctgcagcgagcgtgaaggtcacagtcagcgggtaagggcgcgcttccgtttaaacatttcagaataagaacaaaacatggtctgcaagggatgcagagttccgcgattatcttcgcatttatttttgggatttaatcagaaatgtctttcgaggtgatagaaaatctgtttggcaaagattgatttggtaaaagctttggaattaggaataatactattattattggtttctttttactttaatataggagattggctggttaaagaaaaatgaatggatttttttacaatattatggcatattggttacaatttgtgggtcctttattaagcattgaaaattgtaattaggaaatgcctagtaaaaggtggatttcactaatttaattattgtagatttttcttgtggtaacagggagctataagaaatggctcttatcttaagtaaacataatatggggtgcaatttatgtcttaggtattaagggttatttggttgtttaagaaatcagacatgaaattaacaatgcggaaatgagaaatttcatggcattcgtccaaattgttaggtaaattgaacctggctggggtagataagataattggttaaggataggcatagtttccctagaagaaacatggagcgtctttaggtgcacaaaagactttccttgtttgacctgaagggggcgtatgctttggtaggtcatattgatgactattgggacgttattactgtctattgctttaggggcatacaaattaagaatttagccaaaacttactgcattgcaattatggggttaatacaactgaatgttacggtgataacgatgggcaataacaagcttagataaaggggaatatctacaaacaaacaaaaaaatctaaattcaggtagggccttccatggtgtgaaacaagtgatgaaataatgtctatgttttaaaaataacatctccaaattataaaatatcaaccttggggaaatgctttaagtagatgggttgattagaatgggcaaaattcgataacattgaaagggggtgagataaagtttttacaaacggttaaaatacaaaaagggggtgtgtgtgtgtttcaatgtgtcacaacttttccgttattacattattggcgaat includes the following:
- the hck gene encoding tyrosine-protein kinase HCK produces the protein MGCVGSKKDRDPLRKGNSEVHNSGPSTHYVKDPTTGNSKANKTPSIGNIIDGDNIAIALYDYDAIHDGDLGFKKGEKLKILEESGEWWRAMSISSGQEGFIPSNYVAKDTLEAEEWFFKGVSRRDAERQLLAPGNKVGSFMIRDSETNKGSFSLSVRDSDGPSGDTVKHYKIRMLDNGGFYISPRITFNTLQEMVKHYKKQGDGLCQTLTNPCLSPKPEKPWEKDAWEIPRSSLKLEKKLGAGQFGEVWMATYNKHTKVAVKTMKPGSMSVEAFMAEANLMKTLQHDKLVRLNAVVSKEEPIYIITELMEKGSLLDFLKSDEGSHIPLPKLIDFSAQIAEGMAYIEQRNYIHRDLRAANILVNKSLVCKIADFGLARIIEDNEYTAREGARFPIKWTSPEAINFGSFTIKSDVWSFGILLTEIISYGRTPYPGMTNPEVIRSLEKGYRMQRQNSCPKELYDIMLECWKNKPDDRPTFDYLQSVLEDFYTATESQYQQQP